In a single window of the Papaver somniferum cultivar HN1 chromosome 8, ASM357369v1, whole genome shotgun sequence genome:
- the LOC113304717 gene encoding probable protein ABIL5: MNLQESKPSSPLELESDKQPLDEVERFDKSLRELKELGSQLYYAADYCETSFKKTQEKRIVMENTKEYICKAIVTVVDHLGSVSANLNRRISESNEDLGTDYLRMHCLKQRLLTCTHYSQNLTLSDTRWSSNSPRYYSRYIAPNTAKLEESKPIVRYSDIEDSEPFKTRPKYKLGFESFDKEMPITLYRNPEKLSYAATWDNNFKKLGMGLSKILPARETSPKSPTNQNPYFQFQTTKDTDKKQERKPEHNRRRSFQLTRRSLQLARKTKETMIPL; this comes from the exons ATGAACTTGCAAGAGTCAAAACCATCATCTCCATTAGAGCTTGAATCCGATAAACAACCGCTCGACGAAGTTGAACGTTTCGACAAATCTCTGCGA gaACTCAAAGAATTAGGAAGTCAACTATATTATGCTGCTGATTATTGTGAAACATCATTCAAGAAGACCCAGGAGAAAAGAAT TGTTATGGAAAATACCAAGGAGTATATATGCAAGGCGATAGTCACTGTTGTCGATCATCTTGGGAGTGTTTCAGCAAATCTTAACCGTCGAATCTCGGAGAGTAATGAAGATTTAGGGACTGATTATCTTCGAATGCATTGCTTGAAACAA CGGCTTCTGACGTGCACGCATTACTCGCAAAACCTCACCCTTTCTGACACACGCTGGAGTAGCAATTCACCGAGATATTACTCGCGTTATATTGCACCAA ATACTGCTAAGCTTGAGGAATCAAAACCAATTGTAAG GTACAGCGACATTGAAGATTCAGAACCATTTAAAACAAGGCCAAAGTACAAGCTTGGTTTTGAGTCCTTCGACAAAGAAATGCCAATCACATTATACAGAAATCCTGAAAAACTATCTTATGCCGCAACATGGGATAACAATTTTAAGAAGCTAG GGATGGGGCTGTCAAAAATATTGCCAGCTCGTGAAACTTCGCCTAAGTCACCAACGaatcaaaatccttattttcaattCCAGACAACAAAG GATACCGATAAGAAGCAAGAGCGGAAACCTGAACACAACCGCCGGAGATCATTTCAGCTAACTCGAAGATCATTGCAACTAGCCCGCAAAACTAAGGAAACAATGATACCTTTGTAG